CGCCTCCACCCACACTGgcatatcttacacagcccatgaGGAGCCCCCCAAGGGCCGGGGGTGGCcatacaagagtacctcaaacacaAACCTTCACCCCTGGGCTTCACCAGGCTGATCTACAACAATGAGCTAAACCTACCACAccgttccttctcaccacgcctgtcagaccagcgagacagcagagacgcagagcaggaaatgcactttcccactggaagtgacacaacttacacagcgccacattcactgagggaattagacccccgtcaactccagctccatcccattcacacagaagaGCCAaccgagagctgttggaaatgcaacaaacagacaacatggactggaaacagagagacagagacaagcggctcttccatcagacaGAAGTGAATAATGAACAGCTAGTTCCAATGACAatgaggagcccagagaaacctgacttcaaagagacagaagaagacagtcaaccccttgagcacacgaaccaaatgtccctgactctgcttcaAGCCCTAAGCAAGGccgggtctgtcagtgttatttatagagaaatttcagcaggtgttagtcagaagggtcccaacaggaaggaaaccaggaccaATGTTTTAtctgcagtcacatttctgatgtgcCTCAGACCCAGTCTCTTTGtcccctacagatgacctcttccgagggtgaccctggagggaaccagaccatcttcAATGTGTTCGttctggtggggttctcgtaccttaatgAGCTGCAACTTCTTCTGTTTGTGGTTGTTCTGGTCATCTatctgctcaccctgatggggaacctgctggttatcctgctgataaagctgaacccctccctccacacccccatgtatttcttcctggtgaacctgtctgcctcggaaatctgcttcaccagcagtgtggtccctcagctgctggctcacctcctggtggaggaaaagaccatctccattgcagcttgtgcagcgggaGTGTACGTCaatgccatcatgggcctcacacaatgctgcctcctcgcagccatggcctacgaccgctacgtggccatatgtcaccccctgcgctacacaaccatcatgagcggccggAGTTGTGCTCTGCTCGCGGGGGCTTCATGGGCTGTTGGCCTCTCCGTGGAAGTTCCTCTGGCcatgtggatcttcagcctgcccttctgtggctccaaccgcatcccccacttcttctgtgacttcCCACCAGTAGTGaatatggcatgtgccgacacgtcgCAGATTGAGGCTGTAGGTTCCATGGTGACAGTTGTGTtcaccctgtgccctttcctgttgatccTCCTGTCCTACGcccgcattatctccaccatcctcaagctgccatccgCAGAGGGAAGACgaaaagccttctccacctgctcctcccacctcacagtggtgactgtgttctatggaacgtccctcatcacctacctggtgcccaagcctggctccactacagagagtgacctattgatttccctattgaacacaattgtctctccagtgttgaaccccataatttacactctgaagaacaaagaggtgaaaggagccttgagaaaaactgtacagaagagcaacttttctcaccactggagaaactagagactgagcagtcaaattagtcaaaattggggcgggggggaggagctagtgaagggaaattcataaacatttcattgaatttctcacaacgactctgaatttttttgttcctttgaaaggttttgtcctgtctggaaaatgggaagtgaaactcttgttgccaaattaccccaaaattttaaattgctCTGTTTTTTTGAAGTATGAAAGGCGGAACAGTTTCCCCTGATTTATAATTCATtgtaaaaaaccaaacaaacaaaggaCTTGGTTTAGTTTGGCCAAGTCCGGTCCTGATTTTCAAACTTgaatgtcaaaggaaaacagagcATCCAAGGAGAGATGTTTCATTCAAGGTTCACCCCTGCCAactgtgtccttcccaggtcagactatGAGAAGCAGTTTTCCTTACTACTCCTTGCTCATGACGCtaccatgtgggatgctgacagggagaggtgtgagggcGTCCTGATACTGAGGTCGTGTGCGGCAGAAGGAGATGAAAAGGGGGTGGTTGCACTGCCAGGCCTTCCAGCAAtagattagaagcaagagaaaggccAAGCACAGGGTAGGCCTGTTGTGCAGTGAGGAGCGAGGAACAACATCAGGaaaactggaaatggcagagctgcttaatgaCCTCTTTGTTCTGGTCTTCACCAACAAGTCTGATGGATTAATTCCTGACGTGGTGAAAGCTcgttgggagggggcaggtttggaagataaaataaaaaaaaaaaaaggtaaaaatgaCCGAGAAATGTTCACTGTTtggaagtcaccaggacctgatgaaatgcctccaaGAATCCTGGTGGAGCTTAAGGGatagatatctgagcctttagctatcgtctttgaaaagtcctggaagtcgagAGAGATTCCGGAAGACTGGAAGAGGCAAAAAAAAGTGCCTGTctcaaaaaagggaaataaggaaaacCCAGGAAGTGAgaaaccagtcagtttaacttctgtgccaggaaagataatggagcaagtcatgaaggaattcatctggaaacatctagaagaaaataaggggCTGGGTAACAGGCAGAATGGATTGAGAGAGAAGAAATCATGGCCAACCAGTCGGATCACTTTCTGTGATAGGAGAATAAGGCTTGTgggcaagggagaaggggaggatgtggtgcacctgtgttttaggaaggcatttgatatggtcgagcatgatcttcttatcaatatactAGGCAAATAcgactgagatggggctgctgtaaggtgggtgcataactggctgtacagccaTTCTCAGAGGGTCGTTATGAATGGTTCCTTTCCCCAGAGAGGCTCTGCGCCCGAGCAGTCCCCGCCCGccgtggggagaagggccacgccagcccagccgggcaggggcacctctgtgccgggactggagctgtgccctggctgtggaagccatttctgtcaccggtgTGTAGAGCAGCACcaaacctggggctggggggccaagtgaggggtctgatgaaagttggagatgccctgaagctgtgtgtgacttgtgtgtcggtgccgtggttgtgtgagaagttacacacattggctctgcagctgtgttagaaatgtctgagtgctgagagtcacactagggggtgtgacacacacacacacacacacacacagagacagagaaccaggctgctgggctagacaccaggctcaggcgtcga
The window above is part of the Carettochelys insculpta isolate YL-2023 chromosome 32, ASM3395843v1, whole genome shotgun sequence genome. Proteins encoded here:
- the LOC142004948 gene encoding olfactory receptor 10A4-like gives rise to the protein MSGQVCALLVGASWATAISVEVPLTMWIFSLPFCGSNRIQHFFCDFPPVVNMACADTSQIKTVGPMMTSSEGDPGGNQTIFNVFVLVGFSYLNELQLLLFVVVLVIYLLTLMGNLLVILLIKLNPSLHTPMYFFLVNLSASEICFTSSVVPQLLAHLLVEEKTISIAACAAGVYVNAIMGLTQCCLLAAMAYDRYVAICHPLRYTTIMSGRSCALLAGASWAVGLSVEVPLAMWIFSLPFCGSNRIPHFFCDFPPVVNMACADTSQIEAVGSMVTVVFTLCPFLLILLSYARIISTILKLPSAEGRRKAFSTCSSHLTVVTVFYGTSLITYLVPKPGSTTESDLLISLLNTIVSPVLNPIIYTLKNKEVKGALRKTVQKSNFSHHWRN